A genomic segment from Stappia indica encodes:
- a CDS encoding O-succinylhomoserine sulfhydrylase: protein MTTNRQGWHPETTLVHSGTTRSPYGETSEAMYLTQGFVYATAEAAEARFNGDDPGFVYSRYANPTVAMFENRIAALEGAEAARATASGMAAVNLALMACCKAGDHVVAAKALFGSCRYIVETLLPRFGVSSTLVDGTDLDAWRAAIRPETVACFLESPTNPTLEVIDIAAVAEMAHAVGAKLIVDNVFATPIWQSPLALGADIVVYSATKHIDGQGRCLGGVVLGTEEWIADEVMPFMKHTGPSMSPFNAWVMLKGLETLALRVERQTRTASRLADVLAEHPAVARLIYPGRADHPQAEVVRRQMKAGSTMLALELKGGKVAAFRASNALKIVKMSNNLGDARSLITHPATTTHQSVAEEARLELGITDGLLRLSVGLEHEDDLAADLLTALDMALDVGQGA from the coding sequence ATGACGACGAACAGGCAAGGCTGGCACCCCGAGACGACCCTGGTGCATAGCGGAACGACACGCTCCCCCTATGGCGAGACGTCCGAGGCGATGTACCTGACCCAGGGCTTCGTCTACGCAACGGCCGAGGCGGCCGAGGCGCGGTTCAACGGCGACGATCCCGGCTTCGTCTATTCGCGCTATGCCAACCCGACCGTCGCGATGTTCGAGAACCGCATCGCCGCCCTGGAAGGGGCGGAGGCCGCCCGCGCCACGGCGAGCGGCATGGCCGCCGTCAACCTGGCGCTGATGGCCTGCTGCAAGGCGGGCGACCACGTGGTCGCGGCCAAGGCGCTGTTCGGCTCGTGCCGCTACATCGTCGAGACCCTGCTGCCGCGCTTCGGCGTGTCCTCGACGCTGGTCGACGGCACCGACCTCGACGCCTGGCGCGCCGCCATCCGCCCGGAGACGGTCGCCTGCTTCCTGGAAAGCCCGACCAACCCGACGCTGGAGGTGATCGACATCGCCGCCGTCGCCGAGATGGCCCATGCGGTCGGGGCGAAGCTGATCGTCGACAACGTCTTCGCCACGCCGATCTGGCAGTCGCCGCTGGCGCTGGGCGCCGACATCGTCGTCTATTCCGCCACCAAGCATATCGACGGCCAGGGCCGGTGCCTGGGCGGCGTGGTGCTGGGCACCGAGGAGTGGATCGCCGATGAGGTGATGCCCTTCATGAAGCATACCGGCCCGTCGATGAGCCCGTTCAACGCCTGGGTGATGCTGAAGGGGCTGGAGACGCTGGCCCTGCGCGTGGAGCGCCAGACCCGCACCGCCTCGCGGCTGGCCGACGTGCTGGCCGAGCATCCGGCGGTGGCGCGGCTGATCTATCCCGGCCGGGCCGACCATCCGCAGGCCGAGGTGGTGCGCCGCCAGATGAAGGCCGGCTCGACCATGCTGGCGCTGGAGCTGAAAGGCGGCAAGGTTGCCGCCTTCCGCGCCTCCAACGCGCTCAAGATCGTCAAGATGTCCAACAATCTCGGCGATGCCAGGAGCCTCATCACCCATCCGGCGACGACGACGCACCAGTCGGTCGCCGAAGAGGCGAGGCTGGAGCTGGGCATCACCGACGGGCTGCTGCGCCTGTCGGTCGGCCTGGAGCACGAGGACGACCTCGCCGCCGACCTGCTGACCGCGCTGGACATGGCGCTTGATGTGGGCCAAGGCGCTTAA
- a CDS encoding CDP-alcohol phosphatidyltransferase family protein encodes MFDARLRPLIDPVLNAAGRRLAAAGVKADTVTLAGFACGLAAALAICWHAPLLAALLILANRLADGLDGAVARARARTDRGGYLDIVLDFFFYGAIPFAFALADPAANALAASALLLGFYMNGASFLGFAIMAEKRGLATSAQGAKSLYYLGGLAEGAETIAVFLAFCLFPAAFAPIAWAFAAVCAVSATARLVMVARLL; translated from the coding sequence ATGTTCGACGCACGCCTGCGGCCGCTCATCGACCCGGTGCTCAATGCCGCCGGCCGGCGTCTTGCCGCGGCCGGGGTCAAGGCCGATACGGTGACGCTCGCCGGCTTTGCCTGCGGCCTCGCCGCGGCGCTGGCCATCTGCTGGCATGCCCCGCTGCTGGCCGCGCTGCTGATCCTCGCCAACCGGCTGGCCGACGGGCTCGACGGGGCGGTGGCGCGTGCGCGCGCCCGCACGGATCGCGGCGGCTATCTCGACATCGTGCTGGATTTCTTCTTCTACGGGGCGATCCCCTTCGCCTTCGCGCTGGCAGATCCGGCCGCCAACGCGCTGGCGGCCAGCGCGCTGCTGCTCGGCTTCTACATGAACGGGGCGAGCTTCCTCGGCTTTGCCATCATGGCGGAAAAGCGCGGGCTTGCGACCAGCGCGCAAGGGGCCAAGTCGCTCTACTATCTCGGCGGGCTGGCGGAGGGCGCGGAGACGATCGCCGTCTTCCTCGCCTTCTGCCTGTTTCCGGCCGCCTTCGCGCCCATCGCCTGGGCCTTCGCGGCGGTCTGCGCGGTCTCGGCGACCGCGCGTCTCGTCATGGTGGCGCGGCTGCTTTAA
- a CDS encoding PACE efflux transporter produces the protein MRSTLDRLRHALAFEIIGLAIITPLGALLFGLALADMGVIGIAAATLATVWTYIYNLGFDHALMALRGDTAKSLRLRVAHALLFELGLLVILVPPIAWYLDIGLVEALVMDAALALFYVVYAFVFNLAYDTVFPVPRPALQDG, from the coding sequence ATGCGCTCGACCCTCGACCGCCTTCGCCACGCCCTTGCCTTCGAGATCATCGGCCTTGCCATCATCACGCCGCTCGGCGCGCTCCTGTTCGGCCTTGCGCTGGCCGACATGGGCGTGATCGGCATCGCCGCTGCGACCCTCGCGACGGTGTGGACCTACATCTACAATCTCGGCTTCGACCATGCGCTGATGGCCCTGCGCGGCGACACGGCCAAGAGCCTGCGCCTGCGCGTCGCCCATGCGCTGCTGTTCGAGCTCGGTCTCCTGGTGATCCTGGTGCCGCCGATCGCCTGGTACCTGGACATCGGCCTCGTCGAGGCGCTGGTGATGGATGCGGCGCTGGCGCTGTTCTACGTGGTCTACGCCTTCGTCTTCAACCTGGCCTACGACACGGTGTTTCCGGTGCCGCGCCCGGCCCTGCAGGACGGGTAG
- the apaG gene encoding Co2+/Mg2+ efflux protein ApaG, giving the protein MYRAVTRDIQVTVEPHYLADESSPDDSRFVWAYSVDIVNLGLDTVRLRARHWRIVDALGRLEEVRGLGVVGEQPVLAPGERFEYTSGCPLRTSSGMMEGSYEMETVEGERFDIAIPAFSLDIPGTARSIN; this is encoded by the coding sequence ATGTACCGGGCGGTGACGCGCGATATCCAGGTGACGGTCGAACCGCACTATCTCGCGGACGAATCCAGCCCGGACGACAGCCGCTTCGTGTGGGCCTATTCGGTCGACATCGTCAATCTCGGCCTCGACACGGTGCGCCTGCGCGCCCGCCACTGGCGCATCGTCGATGCGCTCGGCCGGCTGGAGGAGGTGCGGGGCCTCGGCGTCGTCGGCGAGCAGCCGGTGCTCGCGCCCGGCGAGCGGTTCGAATACACCTCCGGCTGCCCCTTGCGCACCAGCTCCGGCATGATGGAGGGCAGCTACGAGATGGAGACGGTGGAGGGCGAGCGCTTCGACATCGCCATCCCGGCCTTCTCACTCGACATTCCCGGCACAGCGCGCAGCATCAACTGA
- a CDS encoding efflux RND transporter permease subunit encodes MTTPTGGGLGIAGGLTRAFISSPLTPLFLLASLALGLIALVSLPREEEPQISVPMVDIHVDASGLRAMDAVKLVTEPLETIVKGIDGVEHVYSQTRDDGVLVTARFLVGTSSDAAVLRVHDKIRANMDRIPVGIPEPLVVGRGIDDVAIVSLTLTPAPGTGDAITPAELTRIARELQVEVSKVGNVGLTYLVGAVGEELRISPDPERLALNGVTLQQLAGKVGGANRSFPSGRVRALQDGTARDVTLVAGETLASPDEIGNLVLTTRDGRPVYVRDVADIAFISQSDAISSMHQGGEASRVPAVTLAVAKRAGANAVTVAEAVLHRVEALEGTLVPSSMQVTVTRDYGETANEKANELLFHLGLATLSIIALVMAAIGRREALVVAVVIPVTILLTLFAAWVMGYTLNRVSLFALIFSIGILVDDAIVVIENIARHWGMGDGRDRRQAAIEAVAEVGNPTIVATLTVVTALLPMLFVSGMMGPYMSPIPANASAAMIFSFFVAVTVTPWLMLKVAGKAPVHAGHGGGHETGHDANTGGRLGRAYLAVARPLLASKARSWAFLLIVGAATLGSMVLFATRDVTVKLLPFDNKSELSVAVDLPEGSTVEQTDAVAQAVARTAMALPEVVSATTHAGTAAPFDFNGLVRHAYLRQEPQLGDVALVLAPKGERERASHAVALDLRQRLAALDVPAGTVLKVVEPPPGPPVLATLLAEIYGPDAQTRRAVAEKVREAFASVPFIVDVDDSYGVPAPRKRVTVSTDELDFFRVQESDVFDTLGILGGGRTLGYSHRGEGRAPIPIRLERARGDKVLDERFLATPIPADVLPGSTSVVELGDVVKVREEVSSHLIFRHNGRFADMVTAELAGDFEAPLYGMLAVRDALDAMDWGDLPKPVIRLNGQPEDESAVTLLWDGEWEVTWVTFRDMGAAFIVALLGIYILVVAQFGSFRVPLVILTPVPLTFIGIIGGHWLFGAPFSATSMIGFIALAGIIVRNSILLVDFIRHAHRPDQPLIEVLLEAGAIRFKPILLTALAAMIGAAVILTDPIFQGLAISLLFGLASSTLLTVLVIPAIYRVLRT; translated from the coding sequence ATGACCACGCCAACCGGCGGGGGGCTCGGCATTGCCGGCGGGCTCACCCGCGCCTTCATTTCCTCGCCCCTGACGCCGCTGTTCCTGCTCGCCTCGCTGGCGCTCGGGCTGATCGCCCTTGTCAGCCTGCCGCGCGAGGAGGAGCCGCAGATCTCCGTGCCGATGGTCGACATCCATGTCGATGCGAGCGGCCTCAGGGCCATGGACGCGGTGAAGCTCGTCACCGAGCCGCTGGAGACCATCGTCAAGGGCATCGACGGGGTCGAGCACGTCTATTCGCAGACCCGCGACGACGGCGTGCTGGTCACCGCGCGCTTCCTGGTCGGCACCTCGTCGGATGCGGCGGTGCTGCGCGTGCACGACAAGATCCGCGCCAACATGGACCGCATTCCGGTCGGCATTCCCGAGCCGCTGGTCGTCGGGCGCGGCATCGACGATGTCGCCATCGTCTCGCTGACGCTCACGCCGGCACCAGGGACGGGAGACGCGATCACCCCGGCCGAGCTGACGCGCATTGCCCGCGAGCTGCAGGTGGAAGTGTCGAAGGTCGGCAATGTCGGCCTCACCTATCTCGTCGGCGCGGTCGGCGAGGAACTGCGCATCAGCCCCGATCCCGAGCGGCTGGCGCTGAACGGCGTCACGCTGCAGCAGCTTGCCGGCAAGGTCGGCGGCGCCAACCGGTCCTTCCCCAGCGGCCGGGTGCGCGCGCTGCAGGACGGTACCGCGCGCGACGTGACGCTGGTCGCCGGCGAGACGCTGGCCAGCCCGGACGAGATCGGCAATCTGGTGCTGACCACCCGCGACGGCCGCCCGGTCTATGTGCGCGACGTCGCCGACATCGCCTTCATTTCGCAAAGCGACGCGATCTCGTCGATGCACCAGGGCGGAGAAGCGAGCCGCGTGCCGGCGGTGACGCTGGCGGTCGCCAAGCGCGCCGGGGCCAATGCGGTCACCGTCGCCGAGGCGGTGCTGCACCGGGTCGAGGCGCTGGAAGGAACGCTGGTTCCCTCCTCCATGCAGGTGACGGTGACGCGCGACTACGGCGAGACGGCGAACGAGAAGGCCAACGAGCTGCTGTTCCACCTGGGGCTGGCGACGCTCTCCATCATCGCGCTGGTGATGGCGGCGATCGGCCGGCGCGAGGCGCTGGTCGTTGCCGTGGTGATCCCGGTGACGATCCTGCTGACGCTCTTTGCCGCCTGGGTGATGGGCTACACGCTGAACCGGGTGTCGCTGTTCGCGCTGATCTTCTCCATCGGCATTCTCGTCGATGACGCCATCGTGGTGATCGAGAACATCGCCCGCCACTGGGGGATGGGCGACGGGCGCGACCGCCGCCAGGCCGCCATCGAGGCGGTGGCCGAGGTCGGCAACCCGACCATCGTCGCGACGCTGACCGTCGTCACCGCCCTGCTGCCGATGCTCTTCGTCTCCGGCATGATGGGCCCCTACATGAGCCCGATCCCGGCCAATGCCTCGGCGGCGATGATCTTTTCCTTCTTCGTCGCGGTGACGGTGACGCCCTGGCTGATGCTGAAAGTCGCCGGCAAGGCGCCCGTGCATGCTGGTCACGGGGGAGGTCACGAGACAGGGCATGACGCCAATACCGGCGGCCGGCTCGGGCGTGCCTATCTGGCGGTCGCCCGGCCGCTTCTCGCCTCCAAGGCGCGCAGCTGGGCCTTCCTGCTGATCGTCGGCGCGGCGACCCTCGGCTCCATGGTGCTGTTCGCCACCCGGGACGTGACCGTCAAGCTGCTGCCCTTCGACAACAAGTCGGAGCTCTCCGTCGCCGTCGACCTGCCGGAGGGCAGCACGGTGGAACAGACGGATGCGGTGGCGCAGGCCGTTGCCCGCACCGCGATGGCGCTGCCGGAGGTGGTCTCGGCGACCACTCATGCCGGCACCGCCGCGCCCTTCGACTTCAACGGCCTGGTGCGCCACGCCTATCTGCGCCAGGAGCCGCAGCTCGGCGACGTCGCGCTGGTGCTGGCGCCCAAGGGCGAGCGCGAGCGGGCGAGCCACGCGGTGGCGCTCGACCTGCGCCAGCGGCTTGCCGCGCTCGACGTGCCGGCCGGCACGGTGCTGAAGGTGGTGGAGCCGCCCCCCGGCCCGCCGGTGCTGGCGACGCTGCTTGCCGAGATCTACGGCCCGGACGCGCAGACGCGCCGGGCGGTGGCGGAGAAGGTGCGCGAGGCCTTCGCCTCGGTTCCCTTCATCGTCGATGTCGACGACAGCTATGGCGTGCCGGCGCCGCGCAAGCGGGTGACCGTCTCAACCGACGAGCTCGACTTCTTCCGCGTGCAGGAAAGCGACGTCTTCGACACGCTGGGCATTCTCGGCGGCGGGCGCACGCTCGGCTATTCGCACCGGGGCGAGGGGCGGGCGCCGATCCCGATCCGGCTGGAGCGGGCGCGCGGCGACAAGGTGCTGGACGAGCGGTTCCTGGCGACCCCGATCCCGGCCGACGTGCTGCCCGGCAGCACCAGCGTCGTGGAACTGGGCGACGTGGTGAAGGTGCGCGAGGAGGTCTCCTCGCATCTCATCTTCCGCCACAACGGCCGCTTTGCCGACATGGTGACGGCGGAGCTTGCCGGCGACTTCGAGGCCCCGCTCTACGGCATGCTGGCGGTGCGCGACGCGCTCGACGCGATGGACTGGGGCGACCTGCCAAAGCCCGTCATCCGCCTCAACGGCCAGCCGGAGGACGAGAGCGCGGTGACGCTGCTGTGGGACGGCGAATGGGAGGTGACCTGGGTGACCTTCCGCGACATGGGCGCGGCCTTCATCGTCGCGCTGCTCGGCATCTACATCCTGGTGGTGGCGCAGTTCGGCTCGTTCCGCGTGCCGCTGGTGATCCTGACCCCGGTGCCGCTGACCTTCATCGGCATCATCGGCGGCCACTGGCTGTTCGGCGCGCCGTTCTCGGCGACCTCGATGATCGGCTTCATCGCGCTTGCCGGCATCATCGTGCGCAACTCGATCCTCTTGGTCGACTTCATCCGCCATGCGCACAGGCCCGACCAGCCCTTGATCGAGGTGCTGCTGGAGGCCGGGGCGATCCGCTTCAAGCCGATCTTGCTCACCGCGCTGGCGGCGATGATCGGCGCGGCGGTGATCCTGACCGATCCGATCTTCCAGGGCCTGGCGATCTCGCTGCTGTTCGGCCTCGCCTCCTCGACGCTGCTCACCGTGCTGGTGATCCCGGCGATCTACCGGGTGCTGCGCACGTAA
- a CDS encoding putative bifunctional diguanylate cyclase/phosphodiesterase, with protein sequence MALPPSQLHLLAYRSTFETASVRILVCDRKLIVRDVNPALLETEGLDRSAFVGRPLSEVMGKAVYERRLPQVEAALAGQAQTTVEWGLRRATRGQLLRIRHEPVRDEAGQVIGVLLTMEDRTDLHELEQRVSMQDEVIRQTSDALAVVDRAFNFLWANPAYAMIWNRLPEEVVGVPVPDVIGMDGFEERVLPHLTRCFAGEVVQYELVKRRADGEETHFSVRLEPLNDDDDILIGAIVNMRDVTETAQLDRRMRRQALLDTLTELANRHALESEIGRRIELCAEQSGGCEECRTALLLVDLDDFKVVNDLAGHTAGDALLRQVASLLKSLDPNAFVARLGGDEFALVVDIADEAGAAALGERVVHSIEAVGFSWNGELFSIGASVGIALLDREAFAASTPTAQDVLNWADRACLVAKEKGGARLSVFHPDDDEMRARFEEIGNFQVVQNALQHDRFELFVMPVAPVDDTSRPWHEVLLRVISEDGRPLPPAGFIAAAERHGLMNRVDRWVVETVLQRLPELPADAHLSINLSGQSVGDPIFCDFLLSALDAAAVAPGRLAFEITETSAVRSMETALELIAGLKARGVGVVLDDFGSGLSSFGYLRRFDVDMLKIDGNIIGNVREDKVQQTIVAGIVAVAEVMQVRVVAEYVEDRETLEVLRGLGVSLVQGFYIGRPVSWGDVFGR encoded by the coding sequence TTGGCACTGCCGCCGTCGCAGCTGCATCTGCTTGCCTACCGATCGACCTTCGAAACCGCTTCCGTCCGCATCCTGGTCTGCGACCGCAAGCTAATCGTGCGCGACGTCAATCCTGCCTTGCTGGAGACGGAAGGGCTCGACAGGAGCGCCTTTGTCGGTCGCCCCCTGTCCGAGGTGATGGGCAAGGCGGTGTACGAGCGCCGGCTGCCGCAGGTCGAGGCCGCGCTGGCGGGCCAGGCGCAGACCACGGTGGAATGGGGCCTGCGCCGTGCCACCCGCGGCCAGCTGCTGCGCATCCGCCACGAGCCGGTGCGCGACGAGGCCGGCCAGGTGATCGGCGTGCTGCTGACCATGGAGGACCGCACCGACCTGCACGAGCTGGAACAGCGCGTGTCGATGCAGGACGAGGTGATCCGCCAGACCTCCGACGCGCTGGCCGTGGTCGACCGCGCGTTCAACTTCCTTTGGGCCAATCCCGCCTATGCGATGATCTGGAACCGCCTGCCTGAGGAAGTCGTGGGCGTGCCGGTGCCCGACGTCATCGGCATGGACGGGTTCGAGGAACGGGTGCTGCCGCACCTGACCCGCTGCTTCGCCGGCGAGGTGGTGCAATACGAGCTCGTCAAGCGCCGCGCGGACGGCGAGGAAACCCACTTTTCCGTGCGGCTGGAGCCGCTGAACGACGACGACGACATCCTGATCGGCGCCATCGTCAACATGCGCGACGTCACCGAGACGGCGCAGCTCGACCGCCGCATGCGCCGCCAGGCCCTGCTGGACACGCTGACGGAACTGGCCAACCGCCACGCGCTGGAAAGCGAGATCGGCCGGCGCATCGAGCTGTGCGCCGAGCAGAGCGGCGGCTGCGAGGAGTGCCGCACGGCGCTGCTGCTGGTCGATCTCGACGACTTCAAGGTGGTCAACGACCTGGCCGGACACACGGCGGGCGATGCGCTGCTGCGCCAGGTGGCGAGCCTGCTGAAGAGCCTCGATCCGAACGCCTTCGTCGCGCGCCTGGGCGGCGACGAGTTCGCGCTGGTCGTCGACATCGCCGACGAGGCGGGGGCGGCTGCGCTGGGCGAGCGGGTGGTCCATTCGATCGAGGCGGTCGGGTTCTCTTGGAACGGCGAGCTGTTTTCCATCGGCGCCAGCGTCGGTATCGCGCTGCTCGACCGGGAAGCCTTCGCCGCCTCGACGCCGACCGCGCAGGACGTGCTGAACTGGGCCGACCGCGCCTGCCTCGTTGCCAAGGAAAAGGGCGGCGCGCGCCTGTCGGTGTTCCATCCCGACGACGACGAGATGCGTGCGCGCTTCGAAGAAATCGGCAATTTCCAGGTGGTGCAGAACGCGCTGCAGCACGACCGTTTCGAACTGTTCGTGATGCCGGTCGCCCCGGTCGACGACACCAGCCGGCCCTGGCACGAAGTGCTGCTGCGGGTGATCTCGGAGGACGGGCGGCCGCTGCCGCCGGCCGGGTTCATCGCCGCCGCCGAACGCCACGGGCTGATGAACCGGGTCGACCGCTGGGTGGTGGAGACCGTGCTGCAGCGCCTGCCGGAGCTGCCGGCCGACGCGCATCTGTCGATCAACCTGTCGGGCCAGTCGGTCGGCGACCCGATCTTCTGCGACTTTCTTCTTTCGGCCCTGGATGCGGCCGCCGTCGCCCCGGGCCGGCTCGCCTTCGAGATCACCGAGACTTCGGCCGTGCGCTCGATGGAGACGGCACTGGAGCTGATCGCCGGCCTCAAGGCGCGGGGCGTCGGCGTGGTGCTCGACGATTTCGGCTCGGGCCTGTCGTCCTTCGGCTACCTGCGCCGCTTCGACGTCGACATGCTGAAGATCGACGGCAACATCATCGGCAATGTGCGCGAGGACAAGGTGCAGCAGACCATCGTCGCCGGCATCGTCGCCGTGGCCGAGGTCATGCAGGTTCGTGTCGTAGCGGAATATGTGGAGGACCGGGAGACGCTGGAGGTCTTGCGCGGGCTCGGCGTCAGTCTCGTCCAGGGGTTTTATATCGGAAGGCCGGTTTCGTGGGGGGACGTCTTCGGAAGATGA